The following are encoded together in the Thermosipho affectus genome:
- the dnaX gene encoding DNA polymerase III subunit gamma/tau gives METLYRKYRPKRFSEIVGQKHVKTLFINSIKNNNVSHAYIFAGPRGTGKTTIARILSKSLNCENRKDAEPCNVCNSCISIDKGNFMDVLEIDAASNRGIDEIRKIRETVGYHTAQGKYKVYIIDEAHMLTREAFNALLKTLEEPPSNVVFILATTNPEKIPQTIISRCQVIDFKNIPLKDIVDRLEFVCQKEKFNATKDALIEIAKRANGGLRDALTILEQVAKSSKNNIDINDVRNTLGLVSEELIDNLLKNIKEGNIINILKIIDEVYYSGRDFETFLFQTIEKILLLIEENNNTEFINLLKPLSDILKDIKYSEEKIILVKLGFLNLINFKENNNKTTNKVLENIKKESEKIEENIESEKTEVMEKDIPKFDEVLEDLKINGDLSLYIGLSFAKIQEGSDKIKLIFPYSKKLHFELIKDKKSFLEQYIKRKFGITKEIEVILSNSTEDETLKKLSFLFGKNYKIEGD, from the coding sequence ATGGAAACTCTTTACAGAAAATACAGACCAAAAAGATTTTCGGAAATAGTTGGCCAAAAACACGTTAAAACACTATTTATTAATTCCATAAAAAATAACAATGTTTCACATGCATATATATTTGCAGGCCCACGAGGCACTGGTAAAACAACTATCGCAAGAATTTTATCAAAATCTTTAAATTGTGAAAATAGAAAAGATGCAGAACCTTGTAATGTATGTAACTCTTGCATTTCAATAGATAAAGGAAATTTTATGGATGTTCTTGAAATTGATGCGGCTTCAAATAGAGGAATAGATGAAATTAGAAAAATAAGAGAAACAGTAGGATATCACACTGCTCAAGGAAAATATAAAGTATATATCATAGATGAGGCACACATGCTCACAAGGGAGGCATTTAACGCCCTTCTAAAGACCCTGGAAGAACCTCCATCAAATGTTGTTTTCATACTTGCAACGACAAATCCTGAAAAAATACCACAAACAATTATTTCGAGATGTCAAGTTATAGATTTCAAAAATATACCATTAAAAGATATAGTAGATAGATTGGAATTTGTATGCCAAAAAGAAAAATTCAATGCCACAAAAGATGCCCTTATAGAGATAGCAAAACGCGCAAACGGTGGACTCAGAGATGCACTCACAATTTTAGAACAAGTAGCTAAATCGTCGAAAAATAATATTGACATAAATGATGTAAGAAATACATTAGGTTTAGTTTCAGAAGAACTTATAGATAATTTATTAAAAAACATCAAAGAAGGTAATATTATTAATATTTTAAAAATAATAGACGAAGTATACTATAGCGGAAGAGATTTTGAAACGTTCTTATTTCAAACAATTGAAAAAATACTATTGTTAATTGAAGAAAATAACAACACTGAATTTATTAATCTTCTAAAACCTTTATCCGATATCTTAAAAGACATAAAATATTCTGAAGAAAAGATTATTCTTGTAAAACTCGGGTTTTTAAATCTTATAAATTTTAAAGAAAACAACAACAAAACTACAAACAAAGTATTAGAAAATATCAAAAAAGAAAGTGAAAAAATAGAAGAAAATATCGAATCAGAAAAAACTGAAGTTATGGAAAAAGACATACCCAAATTTGATGAAGTTCTAGAAGACCTTAAGATAAATGGTGATCTTTCGTTGTATATTGGGCTTTCATTTGCAAAAATCCAAGAAGGATCAGACAAAATAAAACTGATATTTCCTTACAGCAAAAAACTACATTTTGAGCTAATTAAAGACAAAAAAAGCTTCCTTGAACAATATATTAAAAGAAAATTTGGTATAACTAAGGAAATTGAGGTAATTCTGTCAAATTCTACCGAGGACGAAACTCTAAAAAAGTTATCATTTTTATTTGGAAAAAACTACAAAATAGAGG
- the miaA gene encoding tRNA (adenosine(37)-N6)-dimethylallyltransferase MiaA, with protein MKYSIITGPTAVGKTDLLIEISTKLGAHIISLDSRQIYKLMDIGTAKPSKEEQQKVKHHLIDHIYPDEYYNAFYFRQEALEIKNKLEEKGILPLFVGGTGLYIDALVKGFFEGAPRDENIRKKLNELEKNEPGILRTMLLKYDPEYAAKIHPCDLKRTIRALEVFFKTGKKISDLHKQDKISNDYKILILTRNRDELYERINYRVDLMIKNGLIDEVKMLTEKYSKDINAFQTIGYKELINFFEKKYDIKTAIHLIKRNTRHFARRQIIWLRRYKNALWINLSELSRKEALEKIEKFINEV; from the coding sequence ATGAAATATAGTATAATTACAGGTCCAACCGCTGTTGGAAAAACAGATTTGTTAATCGAAATTTCCACAAAATTAGGTGCCCACATTATTTCCCTTGATTCTAGACAAATCTACAAATTAATGGATATCGGAACAGCAAAACCTTCTAAAGAAGAACAGCAAAAAGTAAAACACCATTTAATAGACCATATCTATCCAGATGAATATTATAATGCATTTTATTTTAGACAGGAAGCTCTGGAAATCAAAAATAAATTAGAAGAAAAAGGTATTCTGCCATTATTTGTAGGTGGCACAGGATTATATATCGACGCATTAGTAAAGGGATTCTTTGAAGGAGCACCAAGAGATGAAAATATAAGAAAAAAATTAAATGAACTTGAAAAAAATGAACCCGGTATTTTGAGGACAATGCTTCTAAAATACGATCCTGAATATGCAGCAAAAATTCATCCTTGTGATTTGAAACGTACCATTAGAGCACTTGAGGTTTTTTTTAAAACAGGAAAGAAAATCTCGGATTTGCACAAACAAGATAAAATTTCAAATGATTACAAAATACTAATATTAACAAGAAACAGAGATGAATTATATGAAAGAATAAACTATAGAGTTGATTTAATGATAAAAAATGGATTAATCGACGAAGTAAAAATGTTAACCGAAAAATACTCCAAAGATATTAATGCCTTTCAAACAATTGGGTACAAAGAACTAATAAATTTCTTTGAAAAAAAATACGATATTAAAACCGCTATACATTTGATTAAAAGAAACACTAGACATTTTGCCAGAAGACAAATAATATGGTTGAGACGATATAAAAATGCCCTGTGGATAAATCTATCCGAGCTTTCGAGAAAAGAAGCACTAGAAAAAATAGAAAAATTCATAAACGAGGTGTAA
- a CDS encoding patatin-like phospholipase family protein: MNIGLSLAAGGVKGFSHIATLKFLEEYNVKPDIITGASAGAIIAALYGLYGNSQIVYEKFSEGIEKFLPDFKTYTEKLEKSSIWSIFQRALVPIDQYYKFFRYLFERKKFSDLKYKIGIITFDTLEGKSLLITEGFLVDAVMASSSVPGVFSPLWIAGTQNTDGGVLSPTPVSEAIEMGADFVVASTFERKPNDFPKDQMELMYYIDTWKEIELEYVDLEKANVVIYYRIPYFWYQFNLYKEIYEHSLKFIYERRKEFDPRFWW, from the coding sequence ATGAATATAGGACTCTCTCTTGCCGCAGGTGGTGTAAAGGGGTTTTCACATATTGCGACACTTAAATTTTTAGAGGAATATAATGTAAAACCTGATATAATAACGGGAGCTTCTGCTGGTGCAATTATCGCAGCATTATATGGTCTATACGGTAATAGTCAAATTGTGTACGAAAAATTTTCCGAAGGTATAGAAAAGTTTTTGCCAGATTTCAAAACATATACCGAAAAACTTGAAAAATCAAGCATTTGGTCAATCTTCCAAAGAGCATTAGTACCTATTGATCAATATTACAAATTTTTTAGATATCTTTTTGAAAGAAAAAAATTTAGTGATCTAAAATATAAAATTGGAATAATAACGTTTGATACATTAGAAGGAAAATCTCTGCTTATTACAGAAGGATTCTTAGTAGATGCCGTAATGGCTAGTTCCTCCGTACCAGGTGTTTTTTCACCACTATGGATAGCTGGAACACAAAATACAGATGGTGGTGTTTTATCTCCTACTCCAGTAAGTGAAGCAATAGAAATGGGGGCTGATTTTGTAGTTGCAAGCACTTTTGAAAGAAAACCGAATGATTTTCCGAAAGATCAAATGGAACTTATGTACTACATAGACACATGGAAAGAGATAGAACTTGAGTATGTTGATTTAGAAAAAGCAAATGTGGTAATATATTATAGGATTCCTTATTTCTGGTATCAATTCAACCTCTACAAAGAGATATACGAACATTCTTTAAAATTTATATATGAAAGGAGAAAAGAATTTGACCCTCGCTTTTGGTGGTGA
- a CDS encoding deoxyribonuclease IV, which produces MIMIGAHMPIGGGFKRVPKETYEIGANAFQIFPHNPRQWRAKLPNEEDIKIFKERIKMYNIEIESMLCHSGYLINIASPNEETWKKSLELLILEMHICKTLGVKYLNIHPGSHLKSGIESGIIKIVEALNIAMDEESETFILLENVTKKGGNIGSTLEELNSIIEKVKHPERVGITIDTCHAWDAGYNIANKEELEKFLKKIDKLFSIEKLKFIHLNDSKNELGSNKDRHENIGKGKIGKEGLKIFLENKIIQNIPWILETPGDNEIHKNDIKEVFKIIGVKQ; this is translated from the coding sequence ATGATCATGATAGGTGCACATATGCCAATAGGTGGTGGATTTAAGAGGGTTCCAAAAGAAACTTATGAAATTGGTGCAAATGCTTTTCAAATATTCCCACATAATCCACGCCAATGGCGAGCCAAATTACCAAATGAAGAGGATATAAAAATCTTTAAAGAACGCATAAAAATGTACAATATCGAAATAGAATCTATGCTATGTCATAGTGGTTATCTCATTAACATTGCAAGCCCAAACGAAGAAACTTGGAAAAAATCGCTAGAACTTCTAATCCTTGAAATGCATATATGTAAGACTCTGGGGGTAAAATACCTAAACATACACCCAGGAAGCCATTTAAAAAGTGGTATAGAAAGTGGAATAATTAAAATAGTAGAAGCTCTTAATATTGCAATGGATGAGGAAAGTGAAACTTTCATACTATTGGAAAATGTAACTAAAAAAGGGGGAAATATTGGTTCAACTTTGGAGGAGTTAAATAGTATAATCGAAAAAGTTAAACATCCTGAAAGAGTTGGAATAACAATAGATACATGCCATGCGTGGGACGCAGGATATAACATAGCAAACAAGGAAGAATTGGAAAAGTTCTTAAAAAAAATAGATAAGTTATTTTCAATTGAAAAACTAAAGTTTATACATTTAAACGACTCAAAAAATGAACTTGGCTCTAACAAAGATAGACATGAAAATATTGGAAAGGGAAAAATCGGTAAAGAAGGACTCAAAATCTTTCTAGAAAACAAAATAATTCAAAACATACCATGGATTTTGGAAACCCCTGGAGATAATGAAATACATAAAAATGATATTAAAGAAGTATTTAAAATAATAGGAGTGAAACAATGA
- a CDS encoding NAD+ synthase — MYIRVTIAQLNSHLGNFDENLKKIYKAVDIAEKNKADFVIFPELFLTGYPPEDLILRTSFLKKNIKYLEKVISYSKNKNVVILLGYIDVEEDAYNSVSIIHHGKFLGKYRKQLLPNYSVFDEHRYFKPGKETVIIEYNSIKVGLNICEDIWSPIGPLHYQVLNGAQLILNASASPYYYGKRTLRKQYLSTKSYDYHCPIVYCNLIGGQDEVVFDGGSIVTTSKGDILYECKPFDEEIITIDIPIEENLRTNLQDPRRRYIELEKKDVKIIKISNIQPKRKKLKLSKITYNLNKENEIFKAITLGLKDYIKKNGFKKVVIGLSGGMDSSLVAAIATEAFGKENVVGILMPSMYSSEHSIKDAIALAENLGIKYHTLKITDIYYSFMSELKDIFKDHPEDITEENIQARIRGTLLMALSNKFGYIVLATGNKSEIATGYSTLYGDMVGGFSPIKDVYKTEVYKIAKWYNEYKGKEIIPHNVFIKPPSAELRPDQKDQDTLPPYEILDEILKLYIEKELSVEEISEKYDLNTVKYVAKLVDKNEYKRRQGVIGVKVTERSFGKDRRMPITNQYKEW, encoded by the coding sequence GTGTACATAAGGGTAACTATTGCACAATTAAATTCTCATTTAGGAAATTTTGATGAAAACTTAAAAAAAATATATAAAGCAGTAGATATCGCAGAAAAAAACAAAGCAGATTTTGTAATATTTCCTGAATTATTTCTTACAGGTTATCCACCAGAAGACTTAATCTTAAGAACTTCTTTTTTAAAGAAAAATATTAAATATTTGGAAAAAGTTATTTCATACTCTAAAAATAAAAATGTTGTAATTTTACTCGGATACATAGACGTGGAAGAAGATGCTTACAATTCTGTATCCATAATTCATCATGGAAAATTTTTGGGAAAATATCGTAAACAATTACTACCAAATTACAGTGTCTTTGACGAACACAGGTATTTTAAACCAGGTAAAGAAACTGTTATTATAGAATATAACAGCATCAAAGTTGGTCTAAACATATGCGAAGATATCTGGAGCCCTATTGGCCCATTACACTATCAAGTATTAAACGGTGCTCAACTAATCTTAAATGCATCTGCTTCTCCTTATTACTATGGAAAGCGCACTTTACGAAAACAGTATCTTTCAACCAAATCATATGATTACCATTGCCCTATAGTGTACTGTAACTTGATAGGTGGACAGGATGAAGTAGTTTTCGATGGAGGCAGTATAGTAACAACATCTAAGGGGGATATATTATACGAATGCAAACCTTTTGATGAAGAAATTATAACGATTGACATTCCTATAGAAGAAAACTTAAGAACAAATCTACAAGATCCTAGAAGAAGATATATAGAACTCGAAAAAAAAGATGTCAAAATAATTAAAATCTCAAATATACAACCCAAAAGAAAAAAACTAAAACTTTCAAAAATTACCTATAATCTCAATAAAGAAAATGAAATATTCAAGGCAATCACATTAGGTCTAAAGGACTATATCAAGAAAAATGGATTTAAAAAAGTAGTAATTGGACTTAGTGGTGGAATGGATTCATCACTTGTTGCGGCAATTGCAACGGAAGCCTTTGGAAAAGAAAATGTTGTAGGTATTTTAATGCCATCAATGTATAGTAGCGAACACAGCATAAAAGATGCCATTGCTTTAGCGGAAAATCTTGGGATTAAATATCATACATTAAAGATAACAGATATATACTATTCTTTCATGAGTGAGTTAAAAGACATCTTTAAAGATCATCCCGAAGACATAACAGAAGAAAATATACAAGCAAGAATTCGTGGAACACTTTTAATGGCCTTATCAAACAAATTTGGATACATAGTGCTTGCAACAGGAAACAAAAGTGAAATAGCAACAGGATATTCTACACTCTACGGTGATATGGTTGGAGGTTTTTCGCCAATTAAAGACGTATACAAAACAGAAGTATATAAAATTGCAAAATGGTATAATGAATACAAGGGAAAAGAAATAATACCACACAATGTCTTCATAAAACCACCAAGTGCAGAATTAAGACCTGATCAAAAGGATCAAGATACATTACCACCTTATGAAATATTAGACGAAATATTAAAATTATATATTGAAAAAGAACTATCAGTTGAGGAAATATCGGAAAAATACGACTTAAACACAGTAAAATACGTTGCAAAATTAGTAGATAAAAACGAATATAAAAGAAGGCAAGGTGTAATTGGCGTTAAGGTAACGGAGAGATCCTTTGGAAAAGACAGACGTATGCCAATTACAAATCAATACAAAGAATGGTAG
- a CDS encoding winged helix-turn-helix transcriptional regulator codes for MVKIDALKFFQPTPEYRKLLILESINKDSEISQKNLSSLVGIVPSLVNKYLNELRERGLIKVENLGKKLRYFLTEEGISELYYLKLAFFNDIVSLSMKIESHLENIFLKLKSKNFIGIYGAGLVGRTLAQLLLNRGFNVVVFFDDNTQKIGNRYFGIPVISIKDKAEIDAIIVASIKNSKIMVSKAKKYQHSDIYVFNTEEFKIKWHG; via the coding sequence ATGGTAAAAATAGATGCATTAAAATTTTTTCAACCTACACCTGAATATAGAAAGTTGTTGATTTTGGAGTCAATAAATAAAGATAGTGAAATATCACAAAAGAATCTTTCAAGTTTAGTCGGTATTGTTCCATCGTTAGTTAATAAGTACTTAAATGAGTTAAGGGAAAGAGGATTAATTAAAGTGGAAAATTTGGGGAAAAAATTGAGATATTTTTTAACTGAAGAAGGGATTTCTGAGCTTTATTATTTAAAGTTAGCATTTTTCAATGACATAGTTTCACTTTCTATGAAAATTGAATCACATCTTGAAAATATATTTCTAAAGTTAAAATCTAAAAATTTTATTGGTATTTATGGGGCAGGTTTAGTAGGAAGAACTTTAGCACAACTTTTGTTGAATAGGGGCTTTAATGTGGTAGTATTTTTTGATGATAATACACAGAAAATTGGAAATAGATATTTTGGCATACCGGTTATAAGCATTAAAGATAAAGCAGAAATTGATGCTATAATTGTAGCGTCAATAAAAAATTCCAAGATTATGGTTAGTAAAGCAAAAAAGTATCAACATAGTGATATTTATGTTTTCAATACAGAGGAGTTTAAAATAAAATGGCATGGTTAA
- a CDS encoding Na(+)/H(+) antiporter subunit B yields MAWLKIASLFFLFIILFMFLFNYSNYSVDFSKLGYVDNFVAEIYLKNRLYDTVFEVLVFSLAALGIFLFNYSEEKKNLFLHENHIRIFLRFLSYFVILLSFYLAYFGHKSPGGGFSAGVAGGTGLLLYALSTTINEFEYLFSKYKVKIVEKWILLLIYVFSVVSLMGENNIVLLNILIYFKVMFGTWIILYSFIKHRGII; encoded by the coding sequence ATGGCATGGTTAAAAATTGCATCATTATTTTTCTTATTTATAATACTTTTTATGTTTTTATTTAATTACAGTAATTATAGTGTTGATTTCAGTAAGTTAGGGTATGTAGATAATTTTGTTGCAGAAATTTACTTGAAAAATAGGTTGTATGATACAGTATTTGAGGTGTTGGTGTTTTCTTTAGCAGCGTTAGGTATTTTTTTGTTTAACTATTCGGAGGAGAAAAAGAATCTTTTTTTACACGAGAACCATATTAGAATTTTTTTAAGATTTTTGAGCTATTTTGTAATTTTGCTGTCTTTTTATCTTGCATATTTTGGGCATAAAAGTCCTGGAGGAGGTTTTTCGGCAGGAGTTGCAGGTGGAACAGGTTTGCTTTTGTATGCGTTAAGTACTACGATTAATGAATTTGAATATCTATTCAGCAAGTACAAGGTAAAGATTGTTGAAAAATGGATTTTGCTTTTAATATATGTATTCTCAGTAGTTTCGTTAATGGGGGAAAACAATATTGTATTGTTAAATATCTTAATTTATTTTAAGGTTATGTTTGGTACGTGGATAATACTGTATAGTTTTATAAAACACAGAGGTATAATATAG
- the lgt gene encoding prolipoprotein diacylglyceryl transferase — MKKFLIFIVSVLVVIFLFWFLSNVFSGKILLKRYIFKIGMFELRWYSFLIVLGIVISYYLVKRRLGIFGIEPEHFDEAVFWGIIFSIIGARVYYVIFMWDEFYSKYPDEIVKIWHGGLAIHGAIIGAILSTYIYTKVKKNCSFSFLQGTDLLTSVLPLGQALGRWGNFFNYEAYGGPTNLPWKMYVPPSNRMPGFEKFSYFHPTFLYESIIDFLIFLFLYNYDLKKNKHGETTALYFILYSINRFWIESLRTDSLYFGKIRVAQLVSLLLIVFGIFMFIYIRKHSEVVK, encoded by the coding sequence TTGAAGAAGTTTTTAATCTTTATCGTAAGTGTTTTAGTTGTAATATTTCTCTTTTGGTTTTTGAGTAATGTTTTTTCTGGGAAAATTTTACTTAAGAGATATATATTTAAAATAGGAATGTTTGAACTACGTTGGTATAGTTTTTTGATAGTTTTAGGTATTGTTATTTCTTATTATTTGGTTAAAAGAAGGCTTGGGATTTTTGGGATTGAGCCTGAACATTTTGATGAAGCAGTATTTTGGGGAATAATTTTTTCAATAATTGGCGCAAGGGTTTATTACGTAATTTTTATGTGGGATGAATTTTATTCAAAATATCCAGATGAAATTGTAAAAATTTGGCATGGAGGGCTTGCAATACATGGAGCAATAATTGGTGCTATTTTGTCAACATATATTTATACGAAGGTGAAAAAAAATTGTTCTTTTAGTTTTTTGCAGGGAACTGATCTTTTGACAAGTGTTTTGCCTTTAGGACAAGCCCTTGGACGTTGGGGAAACTTTTTTAATTATGAGGCTTATGGAGGACCTACAAACTTACCGTGGAAGATGTATGTTCCACCTTCAAATAGGATGCCGGGTTTTGAAAAATTTTCATATTTTCATCCTACATTTTTGTATGAAAGTATTATCGATTTCTTAATATTTTTGTTCCTATACAATTATGATTTAAAGAAGAATAAACACGGAGAAACTACAGCATTATATTTTATTTTGTATTCAATTAATAGGTTTTGGATTGAATCATTAAGAACGGATAGTCTGTATTTTGGGAAAATAAGGGTTGCTCAACTTGTGAGCTTATTACTGATAGTTTTTGGTATTTTTATGTTTATTTATATTAGAAAACATTCGGAGGTGGTAAAATGA
- a CDS encoding 2,3-bisphosphoglycerate-independent phosphoglycerate mutase: MIDRQRVIGDLITPNNSKIILLVMDGIGDIPGDKGLTPLQEANTPNLDSLAQKSDLGQTIPVLPGITPGSGPGHLGIFGYDPLKYQIGRGILEALGIDVEVGEKDLVARGNFATLDDDIIVDRRAGRPSSEESAKIVEILNENIKQIEDVEVRFYPGKEHRFVVKLTGEGLHDKLEDADPQKEGKPIKYTKALDEASKKSEKIINMLIDKIKEVLKDQPKMNFALLRGFSKYPNLPQFGEVYKLKPAAVAVYPMYKGLAKLVGMEILKAGQTIEDEFNTVKETWEKYDFFYVHIKKTDSYGEDGNFDSKVKVIEEVDKNLPILLDLNPDVLVVIGDHSTPCAMKGHSFHPVPLMVYSKFTRKGLSKLYNEFECARGTLGTIYAVDVMPLALGYAGRLEKYGA, translated from the coding sequence ATGATTGATAGACAAAGAGTTATTGGTGATTTAATTACGCCTAACAACTCTAAAATTATATTATTAGTTATGGATGGTATTGGAGATATTCCAGGAGATAAAGGTTTAACACCATTGCAAGAAGCTAACACTCCAAATTTAGATTCTTTGGCCCAAAAAAGTGATCTAGGTCAAACCATCCCTGTTTTACCTGGTATAACCCCTGGAAGTGGGCCTGGACATCTTGGAATTTTTGGTTATGATCCTTTGAAATATCAGATTGGAAGAGGAATTTTAGAAGCACTTGGTATTGATGTAGAAGTAGGAGAAAAAGATTTGGTTGCAAGGGGAAATTTTGCAACTTTAGATGATGATATAATTGTTGATAGAAGAGCGGGAAGGCCTTCATCGGAGGAAAGCGCAAAAATAGTGGAGATTTTAAACGAGAACATCAAGCAAATAGAAGATGTAGAAGTTAGATTTTATCCTGGAAAAGAGCATAGATTTGTAGTAAAGTTAACGGGAGAAGGATTACATGATAAATTAGAGGATGCCGATCCACAAAAAGAAGGGAAACCTATAAAATATACAAAAGCATTAGATGAAGCTTCAAAAAAGTCAGAGAAAATTATTAATATGTTGATTGATAAAATAAAAGAAGTATTAAAGGATCAACCAAAAATGAATTTTGCACTTTTAAGGGGATTTTCAAAGTATCCAAATCTTCCACAATTTGGAGAAGTGTATAAATTAAAACCAGCTGCTGTTGCAGTTTATCCAATGTATAAAGGACTTGCAAAGTTAGTAGGTATGGAAATTTTGAAAGCAGGTCAAACAATTGAAGACGAATTTAACACTGTTAAAGAAACTTGGGAGAAATACGATTTCTTTTACGTTCATATTAAAAAGACGGATTCATATGGAGAAGACGGTAACTTTGATTCAAAGGTTAAAGTAATTGAAGAAGTAGATAAAAACCTTCCAATATTATTGGATTTAAATCCAGATGTATTAGTTGTAATAGGTGATCACTCTACCCCTTGTGCAATGAAAGGTCATTCATTTCACCCTGTACCATTGATGGTTTATTCCAAATTTACTAGAAAAGGATTATCGAAATTGTATAATGAATTCGAATGTGCACGTGGAACTTTGGGAACTATTTACGCCGTTGATGTTATGCCACTTGCATTAGGGTATGCTGGAAGGTTAGAAAAGTACGGTGCGTAA
- a CDS encoding ComEC/Rec2 family competence protein, with product MFLILFFVGLIGALLAPIFSVPKLFLFIPFLFWKNKKIFFILFVFLIINFYGGLKVFGTFEYVGRVIQTNDNYSLVFGKIFFENKWISLRMLVGINEELPLGDIVYYYGDMEVDNFSYPKVKLDKNRVISSPYFSIFRNIYMISENFRKKLLKFSEIYYGLFGGKVKRDYIKKSGMYHFFSISGMHISIIYAFFLFLFSKFELKEYLSLAFSFLFLIATGINLPALRAFLLIFFSTIFEGKMFNKIDILCVIGLLFLFIEPALAFSLSFYMSFFSTFGILFVENKYLKMVSAFLGSAPFLALFTNINLFSIIGTFILVIPFQILLFVLLIAFVFELFSLSIISEFLLKLFLSLTNIIESTLKIFATFPKVPGGIYTYLLFELFFFVFLLHFGHIPYILKSKSSN from the coding sequence ATGTTTTTAATTTTATTTTTTGTAGGATTAATAGGGGCATTACTTGCTCCTATTTTTTCTGTGCCAAAACTTTTTTTATTTATTCCATTTTTGTTTTGGAAAAATAAAAAAATATTTTTTATACTCTTTGTGTTTTTAATAATTAATTTTTATGGCGGATTAAAAGTTTTTGGAACGTTTGAATATGTTGGACGGGTTATTCAAACTAATGATAATTATTCTCTTGTTTTTGGAAAAATTTTTTTTGAAAATAAATGGATAAGTTTAAGAATGTTAGTAGGGATTAACGAAGAATTACCACTGGGGGATATTGTTTATTATTACGGGGATATGGAGGTGGATAATTTTTCATATCCCAAAGTAAAATTAGATAAAAATAGGGTGATTTCATCACCCTATTTTTCGATTTTTAGGAATATTTACATGATTTCAGAGAATTTTAGAAAAAAACTTCTAAAATTTAGCGAGATCTATTATGGATTGTTTGGTGGAAAGGTAAAAAGAGATTATATAAAAAAAAGTGGTATGTATCATTTTTTTAGCATATCCGGTATGCATATATCGATAATTTATGCATTTTTTCTTTTCCTTTTTTCAAAGTTTGAGTTGAAAGAATACCTTTCTTTGGCTTTTAGTTTTCTGTTTCTTATTGCAACAGGTATTAATTTACCAGCGCTAAGGGCATTTTTACTTATATTCTTTTCTACCATTTTTGAAGGAAAAATGTTTAATAAAATTGATATACTTTGTGTTATTGGATTATTGTTTTTGTTTATTGAGCCTGCTTTGGCATTTTCTCTTTCTTTTTATATGAGTTTTTTTAGTACATTTGGAATATTATTTGTTGAGAACAAATATTTAAAAATGGTGTCTGCTTTCTTAGGTAGTGCACCATTTTTGGCGCTGTTTACAAATATTAATCTTTTTTCAATTATAGGGACTTTCATTTTAGTGATTCCATTTCAGATATTGCTTTTTGTTTTATTAATTGCTTTTGTTTTTGAATTATTTTCTTTAAGCATAATATCAGAGTTTCTTTTAAAATTATTTCTTTCTCTTACAAATATTATTGAATCAACATTAAAGATTTTTGCAACCTTTCCTAAAGTACCCGGTGGTATCTATACTTATTTATTATTTGAACTTTTTTTCTTTGTTTTTTTACTACATTTTGGGCATATCCCATATATTTTGAAATCGAAATCTTCAAATTGA
- a CDS encoding Fur family transcriptional regulator: protein MYIETLKKELKNKKYRMTPQRELVLKVFIDNESKHLGAEDVYRILFSNKHTVSKATVYRTIELLVNFGLLRKIDFGDGIYRYELAKKEKMHHHFICNVCGKIYEIEEKHLNIIKKELLEQGFQFEDFDFKIYGICPKCSKKTKKKSSNNK from the coding sequence ATGTATATAGAAACACTAAAAAAAGAACTAAAAAACAAAAAATACAGAATGACACCACAAAGAGAATTGGTTTTAAAAGTCTTTATAGATAATGAATCAAAACACCTTGGTGCAGAAGATGTGTATAGAATTTTATTTTCCAACAAACACACAGTAAGTAAAGCCACAGTTTATAGAACCATTGAACTTTTAGTGAACTTTGGACTTTTGAGAAAAATCGATTTTGGTGATGGTATCTATCGATATGAACTTGCAAAAAAAGAAAAAATGCATCATCATTTTATTTGTAATGTCTGTGGTAAAATATACGAGATCGAAGAAAAACACCTTAATATAATAAAAAAAGAACTTCTTGAACAAGGATTTCAATTTGAAGATTTCGATTTCAAAATATATGGGATATGCCCAAAATGTAGTAAAAAAACAAAGAAAAAAAGTTCAAATAATAAATAA